The following are encoded together in the Longimicrobium sp. genome:
- a CDS encoding superoxide dismutase encodes MAFTLPELPYAHEALVPHIDAETMQIHHGKHHKTYVDNLNAALAKHPDFDAGDDIDALMRRLDEVPADIKGAVRNNGGGHANHSLFWKVMSPNGGGAPTGALGDAIESTFGGFDAFKEAWANAGKGRFGSGWVWLVADASGLQIADTPNQDTPLMEGRTPILGLDVWEHAYYLHYQNRRPDYITAWWNVVNWDEVARRYEANVG; translated from the coding sequence ATGGCGTTTACACTGCCCGAGCTGCCGTACGCGCACGAGGCGCTGGTGCCGCACATCGATGCGGAGACGATGCAGATCCATCATGGCAAGCACCACAAGACCTACGTCGACAACCTGAACGCGGCGCTCGCCAAGCACCCCGACTTCGACGCCGGCGACGACATCGACGCGCTGATGCGCCGGCTGGACGAGGTGCCCGCGGACATCAAGGGCGCCGTACGCAACAACGGCGGCGGGCACGCCAACCACAGCCTGTTCTGGAAGGTGATGAGCCCCAACGGCGGCGGCGCCCCCACCGGCGCCCTGGGCGACGCCATCGAGAGCACGTTCGGCGGCTTCGATGCCTTCAAGGAGGCGTGGGCGAACGCCGGCAAGGGCCGCTTCGGCAGCGGCTGGGTGTGGCTCGTGGCCGACGCCAGCGGGCTTCAGATCGCCGACACGCCCAACCAGGACACGCCCCTGATGGAGGGCCGCACGCCCATCCTGGGGCTGGACGTGTGGGAGCACGCGTACTACCTGCACTACCAGAACCGTCGTCCCGACTACATCACCGCCTGGTGGAACGTGGTGAACTGGGACGAGGTGGCCCGCCGCTACGAGGCGAACGTCGGCTGA
- a CDS encoding DUF433 domain-containing protein produces MTEITPVIHCDPDILGGTPVFVGTRVPLQNLIDHLLAGDSLDDFLRSFPTVSREQATAALDRIGPGEIIHLHA; encoded by the coding sequence ATGACCGAAATCACACCCGTCATACACTGTGATCCGGACATCCTGGGGGGCACGCCGGTCTTCGTCGGTACGCGCGTGCCTCTTCAGAACCTGATCGACCATCTGTTGGCGGGCGACAGTCTCGACGACTTTCTCCGCTCGTTCCCTACCGTCAGTCGCGAGCAGGCGACCGCGGCGCTCGACCGGATCGGTCCCGGCGAGATCATCCACCTCCACGCGTAG
- a CDS encoding DUF4276 family protein, giving the protein MVRLNVLAEGQTEEAFVYQVLAPHLADYGVVATARCVTTRRDRRRPDQVFRGGLRDFGKALRDLERWMAEDHSAFFTTMFDLYALPTDFPEYVTSAQVKDPYARVRHLERALGSIVDDRRLIPYIQLHEFEALLLTNPAKFEWHYVEHESAIDRLIRLSESVTSPETINDSPETAPSKRIIQAIPEYQKAVAGPIIAQKIGIGAMRARCPHFAEWLVKLEALGPREPRVPGVEPGLIVHMADDFDATPEDFSDYV; this is encoded by the coding sequence ATGGTGCGTCTTAACGTCCTGGCGGAGGGTCAGACCGAAGAGGCATTCGTATACCAGGTGCTCGCGCCCCATCTGGCCGATTACGGAGTCGTGGCGACCGCGCGCTGTGTCACGACAAGACGCGACCGCCGCCGCCCTGACCAGGTGTTCCGGGGCGGCTTGCGCGATTTTGGCAAGGCGCTTCGCGATCTTGAACGATGGATGGCCGAAGACCACAGTGCGTTCTTCACCACGATGTTTGATCTCTATGCGCTGCCGACAGATTTTCCGGAGTACGTGACATCAGCCCAGGTCAAAGATCCCTACGCCCGCGTCCGGCATCTGGAGCGGGCGCTGGGGAGCATCGTCGATGATCGGAGATTGATTCCGTACATCCAGCTCCACGAGTTCGAGGCGCTGCTGCTCACGAATCCCGCGAAATTCGAGTGGCACTACGTTGAGCATGAATCCGCGATCGATCGCCTGATCAGGCTGTCTGAGTCGGTTACAAGCCCCGAGACGATCAACGATTCACCCGAAACAGCCCCGTCGAAGCGCATCATCCAAGCGATCCCCGAGTACCAGAAGGCAGTTGCGGGACCGATCATCGCGCAGAAGATCGGAATCGGTGCGATGCGTGCGCGTTGTCCGCACTTTGCTGAGTGGCTGGTCAAGCTGGAAGCTCTGGGGCCGCGGGAACCTCGCGTTCCGGGTGTTGAGCCCGGGCTGATCGTGCATATGGCCGACGACTTCGACGCCACGCCCGAGGACTTCAGTGACTACGTGTAA